The following coding sequences lie in one Lolium perenne isolate Kyuss_39 chromosome 2, Kyuss_2.0, whole genome shotgun sequence genomic window:
- the LOC127329318 gene encoding uncharacterized protein gives MEHLVRDPALRTRVYHLKAEGMAFKVTVVLRARRVEKWIRGVKRDFLDATTTKCVGLDCEFTNPRVGNQRAAVLQLLVSFETLVFQIIHADEVSQVLKDFLQDGNIRFRGAAIGNDVEMLSPYGIHITSTYDLQKVVPNPTTKPTPSLYDLANYIAGTNLEKKKKMDVAAKGDIGAMASPKMSVICSAFYPDMENMMNLGALLI, from the exons ATGGAGCACCTCGTGCGCGACCCGGCTCTTCGGACTCGGGTGTACCACCTCAAGGCCGAAGGGATGGCATTTAAGGTCACGGTCGTGCTCCGTGCAAGAAGGGTGGAGAAGTGGATCCGCGGCGTGAAGAGGGACTTCCTCGACGCCACAACGACCAAGTGTGTCGGCTTGGACTGCGAGTTCACTAACCCTCGCGTAGGTAATCAGCGCGCCGCCGTCCTTCAACTCTTGGTGTCGTTCGAGACGTTGGTGTTCCAGATtattcatgcggatgaagtgtCACAAGTGCTCAAGGATTTCTTGCAGGACGGGAACATCAGATTCCGCGGCGCCGCTATCGGCAATGATGTGGAAATGCTAAGTCCATATGGCATTCATATCACTTCTACGTACGACCTCCAGAAGGTAGTCCCAAACCCCACCACCAAGCCCACTCCAAGTCTATATGATTTGGCAAACTATATCGCTGGGACAAAccttgagaagaagaagaagatggatGTCGCAGC CAAAGGAGATATCGGGGCCATGGCCAGCCCCAAGATGAGCGTCATATGCAGCGCGTTCTACCCTGACATGGAGAACATGATGAACCTTGGCGCCCTGCTCATTTAG
- the LOC139835789 gene encoding uncharacterized protein — protein MVLMFISGCLRYAERTLCLYNASTAKLTESSLVALRDYAKELEDGDNKDREYHGFIPKEYVVQTAEACSRDYELIIDNMFKADGRQLSFDLLPDISSSAAALVSATPLSNLAAAEASPNRIQRKLKQLKSSAHRCRTYNYVGAITLEASSLFITFALSEQAPHRIQSAVWRVGKYVYPAWGTKQWSEMLWQYNMINSVTKQDDAGIMSLVPQWISKHLYDKTITHIDIYENLKKSVLDKLLEFGTRKEDWNFASFRGQLALRGRKSNHGPLSFLLPAKPETPLLKSINDVDFPTTVLIWHIATDILFFQDNSASNTSSYPQMKMSKEISNYVMYLVFKCGVMITNTTELQHDNALKVMEANRGLGAEGAINKVFQANKLLKRTSKSHVQPLLPHACKVAQELIDIPGEANRWDLITAVWLEMLFYIAPRCGGSFHSEHLATGGEFITHVLLLMHFLGPFLKPQGIELLCAK, from the exons ATGGTGCTTATGTTCATCTCTGGGTGCTTGAGGTACGCTGAGCGTACCTTGTGCCTTTACAATGCCAGCACAGCAAAGCTCACAGAATCTTCATTGGTTGCCTTAAGAGATTACGCAAAAGAGTTGGAAGATGGAGATAATAAAGATAGAGAATATCACGGTTTTATTCCCAAAGAGTACGTGGTTCAGACCGCTGAGGCATGCTCGCGGGATTATGAGTTGATAATTGACAACATGTTTAAAGCTGATGGGAGGCAGCTTTCGTTTGATTTACTTCCAGATATCTCATCAAGTGCGGCCGCACTGGTATCAGCGACTCCACTCAGCAATTTAGCTGCTGCTGAGGCTTCTCCTAACCGCATACAACGCAAGCTCAAACAGTTAAAATCCAGTGCACACCGCTGCAGGACCTACAATTACGTCG GGGCCATAACCCTAGAAGCGTCATCTCTCTTCATCACCTTTGCATTGAGTGAACAGGCACCCCATAGGATTCAGAGTGCAGTGTGGAGAGTAGGCAAATATGTTTATCCTGCATGGGGTACAAAGCAATGGTCTGAAATGCTATGGCAGTACAACATGATTAATAGTGTGACCAAACAAGATGATGCAGGCATCATGTCATTAGTTCCCCAGTGGATCAGTAAGCATCTATATGACAAGACAATAACGCACATCGATATATACGAAAACCTCAAGAAGTCTGTCCTCGACAAATTGCTGGAATTTggaacaaggaaagaagactggaACTTCGCTAGCTTCCGTGGTCAATTAGCACTGCGGGGCCGGAAGAGTAACCATGGCCCATTATCATTTTTGTTACCCGCAAAGCCTGAAACGCCTCTTCTCAAGAGCATCAATGATGTGGACTTCCCAACAACCGTGTTGATCTGGCACATTGCAACAGACATATTATTCTTCCAAGACAACAGTGCCAGCAATACTAGTTCTTATCCACAAATGAAGATGAGCAAAGAGATATCAAATTATGTCATGTATCTCGTCTTCAAGTGTGGTGTGATGATTACAAACACCACCGAGCTCCAACACGACAATGCTCTTAAGGTCATGGAGGCTAACAGAGGTCTAGGTGCGGAGGGCGCCATAAATAAGGTATTTCAAGCTAACAAACTTCTGAAGAGAACATCGAAAAGTCACGTTCAGCCATTGTTGCCTCATGCATGTAAGGTGGCCCAGGAGCTCATTGACATCCCTGGAGAAGCTAACCGTTGGGACTTGATCACCGCAGTGTGGTTGGAGATGCTTTTCTATATTGCGCCTCGTTGTGGAGGTTCTTTCCATTCTGAGCATCTTGCCACTGGTGGGGAGTTCATCACACATGTCCTCCTCCTGATGCATTTTCTCGGTCCTTTTCTAAAGCCGCAAGGCATTGAGCTTTTGTGTGCAAAATAA